The Benincasa hispida cultivar B227 chromosome 11, ASM972705v1, whole genome shotgun sequence genome has a segment encoding these proteins:
- the LOC120090632 gene encoding uncharacterized protein LOC120090632, translating into MTEEEVEDTSQGLEDGGQSTVYELKEVNLGTVEEPRPTFISASLSEGDENKYMSLLTECRDVFTWSYKEMLGLDLKVVVHHSRSNRGAPVAGKPLILYIVVQEKSLGALLAQEREKGKERALYYLSRTLNGVEINYSPIEKTCLALFFAINKLRHYIQAFTVPLIAKADSIKYVLSRPIISGRLAKWEFMLQQYDIVYVPQRVVKGKTLVDFLADHPVPSDWELSEDLPDDEVLFIETSGRWVMFFDGATWKSGARAGIVLILPKNHMLPYSFALAELCSNNVAKYQTLIIGLQMTLEIGLMEKFESVTLEHVLRTKNKKAGALANLATALMDLDNVPLIYRFGGDGLYLLLGLHMGKRM; encoded by the exons ATGACCGAAGAGGAAGTGGAGGACACTTCGCAAGGTCTAGAGGACGGTGGTCAATCCACGGTGTATGAGCTAAAAGAGGTGAATCTAGGCACCGTAGAAGAACCGCGTCCGACTTTCATCAGTGCTTCCCTCTCAGAAGGGGATGAGAACAAATACATGAGTTTGCTCACCGAATGCAGGGATGTTTTCACCTGGTCATACAAAGAGATGTTGGGACTAGATCTAAAAGTAGTAGTCCACCACTCGCGATCAAACAGGG GAGCCCCAGTAGCGGGCAAGCCGTTGATACTATACATTGTAGTGCAAGAGAAATCACTGGGGGCACTATTGgcacaagaaagagaaaagggaaaagaacgCGCTCTCTATTACTTGAGTAGAACCTTAAATGGAGTTGAGATCAATTATTCCCCTATAGAGAAGACGTGCCTTGCGCTCTTCTTCGCCATAAATAAGTTGAGGCACTACATACAGGCCTTCACAGTCCCCTTAATTGCGAAAGCCGACTCCATCAAGTACGTCCTGTCCAGGCCGATCATCTCGGGACGTTTAGCCAAATGGGAATTCATGCTTCAACAGTACGACATTGTTTATGTACCGCAAAGGGTAGTTAAAGGGAAAACATTGGTTGACTTCCTGGCAGATCACCCAGTTCCATCGGATTGGGAGTTAAGTGAAGACTTGCCCGATGACGAAGTTCTTTTCATAGAAACCTCAGGGCGATGGGTCATGTTCTTTGATGGTGCAACATGGAAAAGTGGTGCAAGGGCAGGTATCGTCCTCATTTTGCCAAAAAATCACATGCTCCCTTATAGTTTCGCACTTGCCGAGTTATGCTCAAACAACGTCGCTAAATACCAAACCTTGATAATTGGTCTCCAAATGACCTTAGAGATTGGA TTGATGGAAAAGTTTGAAAGTGTGACGTTGGAACATGTCTTGAGGACAAAGAACAAGAAAGCAGGTGCCTTGGCAAACCTAGCCACTGCCTTAATGGACTTGGATAATGTGCCCTTAATATATCGCTTTGGCGGAGATGGGTTATACCTCTTGTTGGGACTGCATATGGGGAAACGAATGTGA